CGAGGAGGCGCTGCTCCGGCTCACCGATCTCGGCGTCCCGATCGTGATCACCGAGAACGGCGTGGCCGACGCGGCCGACCGCATGCGGCCCCGCGTGATGGTGGACACGCTGGTCCACGTCGCAAAGGCCATTGAAAAGGGCGCGCCGGTGCTGGGTTACTACCACTGGTCGCTGATGGACAACTTCGAGTGGGCCGACGGCTATCGCGGGCGCTTTGGGCTGTACCATGTGGACTTCACCGACGCCGCGAGGACGCGCACGCGCAGGCGCAGCGCCGATCTGTACGCGCGCATCGCGCGCGCCAACGCCGTGGACGCCGAAGCCTGGCGCGAGGCCGCCACCCTGGACCCTCTGGCGGACGTCGGCTAGTCTCCTCGGCTCCGGAGGAGCCCATGTGCCCGTTCTGCAGGGAACACGACGGCAAGCGCTGTGAGATCCGTGAACGACCCGATGGCCATCTGGTCTGCTCGTGCGGCCGTCACTCGTGGCCCAACGCGGCCGCCCTTCAGGAGTCGATTCGCCGCGCCAGCCTGACCATCGTGAACACGGCGCACATCTGGACTCAGGGGATGTAATCCCGGCCACTCGAGCCTGGGGTTTGCCACCTCCACTTCCTGCGCTATCCTCGGAGTTGCCCCACGAAGGAGTGTTGATGTCCCCCGAACAAAACGATCCGTTCGAACTCGTTCAGCGCGAGGTCGAGCGCCTGTGGCGGGACCTGGTGTATCACCGCCATCCGGGCGCGCATTTCGCGCAGCTGCCCTGGGCCCCGCCTGCCGATGTCGTGGTGTCCGAAGACTCGGCGCGCGTGATCCTCGAGCTGGCCGGCATTCCTCGAGACGCCGTCCGCGTGCGTCTCGAAGGACGGATGCTGATCGTCAGCGGGCGCCGTGTTCCTCCCCATGAGCTGCACGGTGCTCACTACCATCGCGCGGAAATCTATTTCGGAACGTTCGAGCGCGCCCTCGAGCTGCCCTGGGAGGCCGATCCGAACGGCATCCAGGCTCACTACCGCGACGGCATGCTCGAGATCCGCATTCGCTCGGCTGCCGGCCGCGTCAAGGACGTGCCGATCCACGAAGGCGCGGACCCGGCGAAGCCGAGATGAGCCCCACCCGCCGGAAGCCGGCGCCGAAACGCAAGACCGCCAACCCCCGGCCGCCCGCGCGCGCGCCGCGACGTGACAGGAGAGCGGTCTCCAGCGACATGCTGCGCACGGTGTCCGAAGACGTCGTGACGCCTCCGATCGTCCCTTCGGGCCCCCGCGAAGTCCCCATCCTCCCGATCCGGCACTCGGTGCTGTTTCCGTTCGCCATCCTGCCGCTGAGCGTGGGACGCAGGAAGAACCGAGATGTGGTCAACGACGTGATGGCCGGCGACCGCACGGTCGCGGTGTTCACGCAGAACGACCCCGACGTCGAAGATCCGAAGCCGAGCGATCTCCACCCGGTCGGCACGCTGGCGACCGTGCTGCGCATGGTGCGGCTGCCCGACGAGCGCGTGTCCATCATCGTGCAGGGCACGGGCCGCGTGAGCTTCGACGCGCCGGTCAAGCGCGACCCCTATCTGGTGGCACGCGTCACCCCGCTCACCGAGGTCGAGGACGACGACGTCGAGACCGAGGCCATGTCGCAGTCGCTGCTCAAGGGCTTCGAGCAGCTGGTGACGATGTCGCAGAACCTTCCGACCGAAGCGGTGGTCGCTGCACGCAATCAGGTTTCGCCCGGGCGCCTCGCCGACTTCATGGCCTCGCTGCTCGAGATCCCGGTCGCCGAGAAGCAGCGCGTGCTCGAGACTCTGGAGTCCAAGCAGCGGCTGCGCATCCTCAACGCGATCGTCACCCATCAGCTGCAGGTGCTCGAGGTCGGCCAGCAGATCCAGGAGTCGGTGCGTGAGACGCTCGACGCACGCCAGCGAGAGTTCGTGCTGCGCCAGCAGCTGCACGCGATCCAGAAGGAGCTGGGCGAAGGAGACGACGCGCAGCGCCAGGTCGAAGAGCTGCGTGAGCGGCTCGAGAAGGCGCAGATGCCTCCGGACGTCCGGCGCGAGGCCGAGCGCGAGCTCGAGCGCCTCGGGCGCATGCCGCCTCAGGCCGCCGAGTACACGGTGGCGCGCACCTATCTCGAGTGGCTCGGCGACATGCCGTGGGCCATGACCACCGAGGACGACCTCGATCTGTCGAACGCCCGCAAGGTGCTCGACGAAGACCACTACGGGCTGGAGAAGATCAAGGAGCGCATCCTCGAGTTCCTGGCGGTGCGCCGTTTCAAGAAGGACGCACGCACACCCGTGCTGTGCTTCGTGGGCCCCCCGGGGACCGGCAAGACCTCGCTTGGCCTGAGCATCGCGCGCGCCCTGGGCCGCAAGTTCGTGCGCCAGTCGCTCGGCGGCGTGCGGGACGAGGCCGAGATCCGAGGACACCGGCGCACCTACATCGGCGCGCTCCCGGGGAACATCATCCGCGGCATCCGCCGCGCCGGATCGAAGAACCCGGTGTTCATGCTCGACGAGATCGACAAGCTCGCCAGCGATTTCCACGGCGATCCGGCGAGCGCGATGCTCGAGGTGCTGGACCCCGAGCAGAACCACGCGTTCATGGACCATTACCTCGACGTGCCGTTCGATCTGTCGCAGGTGCTGTTCGTCACCACCGCGAACTACCTCGACCCGGTGCCGCCGGCGCTCCGCGACCGCATGGAGGTCATCGAGCTCTCGGGATACACCGAGCTCGAGAAGGTCGCGATCGCCAAGCTCCATCTGCTGCCCAAGGCGATCGCCGAGAACGGTCTCGAGTCGCTCGGCATCACGATCACGGACGACGCGATTCTGCTGGTGATCCGCTCGTACACGAGCGAGGCCGGACTCCGGAACCTCGGACGCGAGCTGGCGAATCTGTTGCGCAGGACCGCCAAGCAGATCGCTGAAGGCAAGTCGCCCCCGCTCGAGATCGGGCCTGACCGGGTCTCCGAGCTGCTCGGCCCCGAGCGCTTCCAGTCCGACATGGTGACGCGCATCGACGCGCCGGGAGCCGCGCTCGGCCTGGCCTGGACGCCATTCGGCGGCGAAGTGCTCACCGTCGAGGCCACGGCGATGCCTGGCTCGAAGGGGCTTCAGCTCACCGGACAGCTCGGGGACGTGATGCGGGAATCCGCGCACGCCGCTCTCTCCTGGGTGCGCGCCAACGCCTTGACCCTCGGGATCGATCCCGGCTTCTTCGACAACGCCGATCTTCACATCCACATCCCCGCGGGAGCGACCGCGAAGGATGGACCCTCCGCGGGCGTCACCTTGGCGACCGCGCTGGTGAGCCTGCTGAGCAATCGCAAGGTGCGGCATGGCATCGCGATGACCGGCGAGATCACGCTGCTGGGGCGGGTGCTGCCCGTGGGCGGGCTCAAGGAGAAGGTCCTGGCGGCGCATCGCGCCAAGCTCAAGACCGTGATCCTGCCGGCGGAGAACCAGAAGGATCTCGAGGAGGTGCCGATCGAGGTGCGCTCACACATGATCTTTGCACCCGTGGATCGCATCGACCAGGTGCTGCGCCTGGCGCTCGAGAATCCGCCGCCGATCGAGGAGAACGGCCAGGAGCCGGCGGCCGACGACGCGGAAACCACGACTCCGATCACGTCCGAGCCGCTGGTGGCGAAGCCTCCCCCGCGGCCTTAGCCGCGCACGCTCCTCGAGGCCAGACCGGCCACGGCCGCCAGCGCGATCCACGTGGGCTCCGGCAGCTTCGGCCAGCGACGCATCGCGAACAGCGCCGCGACCAGCAGACCCAGGGTGGGCAGATCGAACACCGCGCGGCGGCCGAGAACGATCACCGCACCGGCGATCGCTCCCGCGGCGGCCGCGGTCACACCGCTCACGAAGTGCCGCAGGCGCCGGCTCCGTGCGACGCGGGCGAAGTGAGGCGCGGGCAGCACCACCATCAGGTAACACGGGACGAACACGGCGAGGGTGGCCACGCCGGCGCCGAGCGGTCCCGCCACCAGGAAGCCAATGAAGGCGACGGTGATCACCACGGGTCCTGGCGTGATCATGCCGATGGCGATGGCGTCCATGAACTGGCGCTCGTCGAGCCAGTGGAATCCGTCGACGACCCCGCTCCTGAGAAACGGCACGATGGCCAGGCCGCTGCCGAACACCAAGGCGCCGGCCTGAAAGAAGTAGAAGGCGATGCGCGCCAGCGTCTCGCCGCTCGCCACGCCACTGGCGCCGGTCACGAGCCAGGACGCGAGCGTGGTGATCCCGCACAGAGAGTTGCCAACCGAAGTCCGGGCCCGGAGCACCAGCACGACGAATCCACTCAGCAGGATGCCCGCCACTTCTTCGCGGCCGGTCCAGGCGGTGACCACGGCGTTCGCGCCGAAGATCATCCACAGGAGGCCGTCGCGCCGGAGCGTCATGCCTGCCAGCTTGACGGCGCCTCGGGCGATGATCGCGATCACCACCGGTCCGACGCCGTAGAACACATCGCCGACCCACGGCAGACCGCCGTACCGGACATAGAGCGCGGCGAGCCCGAGCACCATCAGGAACGAAGGAAGCACGAAGGCTGCGGCCACGATCGTGGCGCCGAGCACGCGCGCCCGCACCCACCCGAAGTAGATCGCGAGCTGCGCCGCGAGAGGGCCCGGCATCAGCTGGGCCAGCGCCAGCCCATCCAGATAGTCCTGAGCCGAGATCCAACGGCGGCGCTCGACCAGATCGCGCTGCATCGAGCCGGCGAGCGCGATCGGGCCGCCGAATCCCAGCGAGCCGAGTCGAATGAAGTAGCGAGCCAGCGCGCCCAGGCCGACGTCGCGGCGGACTTCGTCGCTCGCTTCGGTCGTCCGTTGCGCGGCGACGCTCACCCGTCGGACACTCGCGGCTCCCCCTGAGGCGTGACGGGCTCCGGTCCCAGGATCGATCCTCGACCCAGCAGCGCGAGACCGCCGGCGCGCTCGATCAGATCGGTCAGCGACCGCGCCGCGGCGAAGGCGCCCTCGACGTCGGGGATGAAGTAGACCCCCTCCGTGAGGGAACTGGCGCTCAGCTCACGCAGCTGGCTGCCGAGGTCGAGATCGCGATCGGCCGGTCGCCGCAGGACCACGAGCAGCACGTTTTCCACCGACGCCGGCACCATGACCTCAGGCTCCCATCGCGACCTTGCGGAAATCGTCGCCGGCTGAGGCTCGCTCGAACACCAGAATGGCCGCCGCCGCATCCTCCAGGGCGATCCCGGTGGAATCGAAGAGTGTGATCTCACGGTCGCGCGTCCGTCCCGGCTTCTTCCCGGCCACGATCTCGGCCAGCTCGGCATGGACTCCATCCCGGCTCATGTCCCCACTCTCGAGGGCGTGATGCAGATCGCCCATGGCCGCGCATTGATCGATGTCGTCCACCACGACCGTGGAGGCCGCCATGAGGCGGGGATCGATCTCGTGCTTCTCGGGATGATCCGCGCCGACCGCCCCGACGAACGTGCCCGGCATCACGTGCTGGGGAGTCAGGAACGGTTCATGGGACGGCGTGCACGTCACGATCACCTGGCTCCTGCGGGTGCCTTCGGCAAGATCGGCGATCGGAACGATCTCGATGCCGAGATCGATGGAGAGCTCGGCGGCCAAGCGGTCCGCCCGGCAAGCTCCGCGGTCCCATGCGTAGACGAGATCGATCGGCAGCACCTGACGCAGCGCCCTGAGATGGATTCGGCCCTGTTCTCCGCATCCCGCGATGGTGACGACGTGCGATGACGGCCGCGCCAGGTGCTTCGCGGCAATGGCCGTGGCCGCCGCGGTGCGCAGCAACGTGATCTCCGCCGAGTCCATCACCGCCAGCGGACGTCCGGTCTCCCCATCGAAGAGCAGCAGCACCCCCTGGATCGTGGGGAGCCCGATGCGCTCGGGATTGCCGGGGAAATTGGCGTTCGTCTTCGCGACGAACCAGGGACGTTCCTGCTCGTGCACGATGGCCTTCACGTGGAAGCCCCCGCGCTCCACGCGCGCGCCGAGCGACTGCGACCGGTACCGCGCCCCGCGGCCCTGCGCGGCCAGTGCCTTCTCCACGGCCGCGATG
The Candidatus Eisenbacteria bacterium DNA segment above includes these coding regions:
- a CDS encoding ornithine cyclodeaminase family protein, producing MISSGEVLVLDRRQVAERLTLEECIAAVEKALAAQGRGARYRSQSLGARVERGGFHVKAIVHEQERPWFVAKTNANFPGNPERIGLPTIQGVLLLFDGETGRPLAVMDSAEITLLRTAAATAIAAKHLARPSSHVVTIAGCGEQGRIHLRALRQVLPIDLVYAWDRGACRADRLAAELSIDLGIEIVPIADLAEGTRRSQVIVTCTPSHEPFLTPQHVMPGTFVGAVGADHPEKHEIDPRLMAASTVVVDDIDQCAAMGDLHHALESGDMSRDGVHAELAEIVAGKKPGRTRDREITLFDSTGIALEDAAAAILVFERASAGDDFRKVAMGA
- the lon gene encoding endopeptidase La, with protein sequence MSPTRRKPAPKRKTANPRPPARAPRRDRRAVSSDMLRTVSEDVVTPPIVPSGPREVPILPIRHSVLFPFAILPLSVGRRKNRDVVNDVMAGDRTVAVFTQNDPDVEDPKPSDLHPVGTLATVLRMVRLPDERVSIIVQGTGRVSFDAPVKRDPYLVARVTPLTEVEDDDVETEAMSQSLLKGFEQLVTMSQNLPTEAVVAARNQVSPGRLADFMASLLEIPVAEKQRVLETLESKQRLRILNAIVTHQLQVLEVGQQIQESVRETLDARQREFVLRQQLHAIQKELGEGDDAQRQVEELRERLEKAQMPPDVRREAERELERLGRMPPQAAEYTVARTYLEWLGDMPWAMTTEDDLDLSNARKVLDEDHYGLEKIKERILEFLAVRRFKKDARTPVLCFVGPPGTGKTSLGLSIARALGRKFVRQSLGGVRDEAEIRGHRRTYIGALPGNIIRGIRRAGSKNPVFMLDEIDKLASDFHGDPASAMLEVLDPEQNHAFMDHYLDVPFDLSQVLFVTTANYLDPVPPALRDRMEVIELSGYTELEKVAIAKLHLLPKAIAENGLESLGITITDDAILLVIRSYTSEAGLRNLGRELANLLRRTAKQIAEGKSPPLEIGPDRVSELLGPERFQSDMVTRIDAPGAALGLAWTPFGGEVLTVEATAMPGSKGLQLTGQLGDVMRESAHAALSWVRANALTLGIDPGFFDNADLHIHIPAGATAKDGPSAGVTLATALVSLLSNRKVRHGIAMTGEITLLGRVLPVGGLKEKVLAAHRAKLKTVILPAENQKDLEEVPIEVRSHMIFAPVDRIDQVLRLALENPPPIEENGQEPAADDAETTTPITSEPLVAKPPPRP
- a CDS encoding Hsp20/alpha crystallin family protein translates to MSPEQNDPFELVQREVERLWRDLVYHRHPGAHFAQLPWAPPADVVVSEDSARVILELAGIPRDAVRVRLEGRMLIVSGRRVPPHELHGAHYHRAEIYFGTFERALELPWEADPNGIQAHYRDGMLEIRIRSAAGRVKDVPIHEGADPAKPR
- a CDS encoding chromate transporter, with the protein product MSVAAQRTTEASDEVRRDVGLGALARYFIRLGSLGFGGPIALAGSMQRDLVERRRWISAQDYLDGLALAQLMPGPLAAQLAIYFGWVRARVLGATIVAAAFVLPSFLMVLGLAALYVRYGGLPWVGDVFYGVGPVVIAIIARGAVKLAGMTLRRDGLLWMIFGANAVVTAWTGREEVAGILLSGFVVLVLRARTSVGNSLCGITTLASWLVTGASGVASGETLARIAFYFFQAGALVFGSGLAIVPFLRSGVVDGFHWLDERQFMDAIAIGMITPGPVVITVAFIGFLVAGPLGAGVATLAVFVPCYLMVVLPAPHFARVARSRRLRHFVSGVTAAAAGAIAGAVIVLGRRAVFDLPTLGLLVAALFAMRRWPKLPEPTWIALAAVAGLASRSVRG